Proteins from a genomic interval of Bos mutus isolate GX-2022 chromosome 15, NWIPB_WYAK_1.1, whole genome shotgun sequence:
- the PTH gene encoding parathyroid hormone, whose product MGVCVLLYDPMVKIQRIGSDVICNNKKASPFNMMSAKDMVKVMIVMFAICFLARSDGKSVKKRAVSEIQFMHNLGKHLSSMERVEWLRKKLQDVHNFVALGASIAYRDGSSQRPRKKEDNVLVESHQKSLGEADKADVDVLIKTKPQ is encoded by the exons ATGGGAGTGTGTGTGCTGCTCTATGATCCTATGGTTAAAATTCAGAGAATTGGGAGTGACGTCATCTGTAACAATAAAAAAGCTTCTCCGT ttaatATGATGTCTGCAAAAGACATGGTTAAGGTAATGATTGTCATGTTTGCCATCTGTTTTCTTGCAAGATCAGATGGGAAGTCTGTTAA GAAGAGAGCTGTGAGTGAAATACAGTTTATGCATAACCTGGGCAAACATCTGAGCTCCATGGAAAGAGTGGAATGGCTGCGGAAAAAGCTACAGGATGTGCACAACTTTGTTGCCCTTGGAGCTTCTATAGCTTACAGAGATGGTAGTTCCCAGAGACCTCGAAAAAAGGAAGACAATGTCCTGGTTGAGAGCCATCAGAAAAGTCTTGGAGAAGCAGACAAAGCTGATGTGGATGTATTAATTAAAACTAAACCCCAGTGA